TGCTCGCCCTGGTGCGGATGCCGATCGCGGCAAGCCTCGGTGTCGTGGCGCTGGTCGCCCTTGCCACACCGGTGTTTCACGGCGCGTCGAGTCGGCTGGTCGCGCAGTCGCTGGAGGGCGACGCCTACGTACTGGGCCGTTCACTGAACAACATCGCCTCTTCCGGCGCGCAATTGTTCGGTCTGGCGCTGGGAGGTGCTGCCGTCGCGGTACTCGGCCCACACCGGGCACTCGCGGTAAGCGCCGCCCTCTACCTCGGCTGCGCGCTCGCTATCCGCATCCGGCTACCCCGGCTGCAGCCGGGAGAGTTCGGCGGCACACCCGGCAGCGCTCGGGGCGATGGCGGGGCCGTCCGGGCAAGCCTGCACGGTGCCGGCCTGCTGCTGCGCGGACGCACGGTGCGACGACTGATGCTGGCCCAGTGGCTACCGCCCGCGTTCGTAGCGGGCGCGGAAGGCATGCTCGTCGCCTATGCGGGAGGACGCCACTTCGCGCCCGGCTGGTACGCGGTGCTGATGGGCTGTCTGCCGGTCGGCATGCTTGTCGGCGACCTGCTGGTGGGCCGACTGCTACGGCCACCCACCCGGGAGCGACTGGTGGTCCCGCTGATTGCGCTGATGGGACTGCCGCTGGTCGGCTTCGCTGCCGAGCCCGGAGTGGGCGTCTCGTCCTGTCTGCTGCTGCTCTGCGGCTTCGGATTCGCTTACGGTCTCGGC
The Streptomyces sp. NBC_00234 DNA segment above includes these coding regions:
- a CDS encoding MFS transporter encodes the protein MTPTAEPALGNHRATYREVLAEPRFRLLFSTRTVAITADALRITTFSVLVFSATGSALLSALAFGIGFIPQLFGSLLLGSLADRLPPRALITGGYALTCAAALLLALVRMPIAASLGVVALVALATPVFHGASSRLVAQSLEGDAYVLGRSLNNIASSGAQLFGLALGGAAVAVLGPHRALAVSAALYLGCALAIRIRLPRLQPGEFGGTPGSARGDGGAVRASLHGAGLLLRGRTVRRLMLAQWLPPAFVAGAEGMLVAYAGGRHFAPGWYAVLMGCLPVGMLVGDLLVGRLLRPPTRERLVVPLIALMGLPLVGFAAEPGVGVSSCLLLLCGFGFAYGLGLQRPFLDALPQDGQGHAFGLLGSGNMTLQGVGPACFGSVAAGIGTGGAIALAGGAAALTAGWILTWHPPTSAVPVPNYSTGSENGTERHACSSPAQ